The following are encoded together in the Synchiropus splendidus isolate RoL2022-P1 chromosome 7, RoL_Sspl_1.0, whole genome shotgun sequence genome:
- the ela3l gene encoding elastase 3 like has product MISAVLASVLIASALGCGVPSIEPSTLRVVNGVDAIPHSWPWQISLQYNRDGEWRHTCGGSLIAPNWVMTAAHCINDQLSYRVFVGKHNLVEEEGGAKAILPEKIVVHEKWNPVFVVFGNDIALIKLSESVTLSDHIQLACIPPADTLLTNLYPCYITGWGRLYTGGPIADKLQQALMPVADYDTCTRFDWWGPAIRDTMVCAGGDGVVAGCNGDSGGPLNCKNAEGTWEVHGIASFVSGLGCNFIKKPTVFTRVSAFNDWIDQAMINN; this is encoded by the exons ATGATCTCCGCAGTGCTGGCGTCCGTGCTCATTGCTAGCG CCCTGGGGTGCGGCGTCCCCTCCATCGAGCCCTCCACTCTCCGCGTGGTCAATGGAGTCGATGCCATTCCCCACAGCTGGCCCTGGCAG ATTTCTCTGCAGTACAACAGGGACGGAGAGTGGAGGCACACGTGTGGAGGATCTCTGATTGCTCCCAACTGGGTCATGACTGCAGCTCACTGCATCAA CGATCAGCTCTCCTACAGAGTGTTTGTGGGCAAGCACaacctggtggaggaggagggcggcgcCAAGGCCATCCTGCCCGAGAAGATCGTGGTCCACGAGAAATGGAACCCCGTGTTCGTGGTGTTCGG TAACGACATCGCTCTGATCAAGCTGTCAGAGTCTGTGACTTTGAGTGACCACATCCAGTTGGCGTGTATCCCTCCCGCGGACACTCTGCTCACCAACCTCTACCCCTGCTACATCACTGGCTGGGGCAGACTGTACA CCGGAGGCCCCATCGCTGATAAGCTGCAGCAGGCTCTGATGCCTGTGGCCGACTATGACACCTGCACACGGTTCGACTGGTGGGGTCCGGCCATCCGCGACACCATGGTGTGTGCTGGTGGAGACGGCGTCGTCGCTGGATGCAAT GGTGACTCAGGCGGCCCGCTCAACTGTAAGAACGCGGAGGGAACCTGGGAGGTGCACGGCATCGCCAGCTTTGTCTCCGGCCTTGGCTGCAACTTCATCAAGAAACCCACcgtcttcacccgagtgtctgCCTTCAACGACTGGATCGACCAG GCGATGATTaacaactga